From Nicotiana tabacum cultivar K326 chromosome 15, ASM71507v2, whole genome shotgun sequence, the proteins below share one genomic window:
- the LOC107801670 gene encoding putative late blight resistance protein homolog R1A-3, protein MLKSARIYAYKGWTWFMHELRPTIFKTNFRLGQQSEHFFIHNSCINRRETEMASYAALTSLMGTIHLISQSSLDLQEGHKKHLKLLSDKVSSVRELLDNSDDDQMKDLQKKVKDLANEAEDEVESQLRLVSEKDEHIRTEATERLLTILHQAIEGADSVTKELIKLKATNRSLEGSSSPRSHVSILENDMVGYNIEQELMRGQLTGHSSQLEVISVAGMGGIGKSTFARRMFSDPSILSFFDFRGWITVSKDYSLRKMLLSLLQDAIVEKEKKEKLEKKSNGDLADLLQKSLKGRRYLIVVDDIWSREAWDDIRLWFPEYNIASRILLTTRDMKVAQYASSPEDPFPMRPLELEESWNLFCQKAFDKKDCPTEFENVAKLVVENCKGLPLMISVVAGALSSKRRLEEWREVAQRVSSLVNLDDYQRCSGVLALSYKHLPSHLKACFLYFGVFPKAREISVKKLIRLWAAEGLLELKGLEGLEKLAPNLLHDLIDKNLVVVSTRSLCGRIKACRIHDLLHDLCLREAKSEMLLYSYVVDPVSYGAGKILPEGRRWVSVHSNGNFRRILFDDLTHSKTRSLHFSGNDLWQDSLLSLDHFKLLRVLDLEAVEFSYFPSEILHLVGLRYLALAIYEIPEDVPISNLWNLQTLIVSQSELDGRIGLPIGIWGLSQLRHLHCTSMYVHSPRKVSVNEVKQPILEKLLSVSGLSLSCCTKEIFEGIKKVKKLGIFVTVDDFTDVPECLDNLIHMHELETLNIAGFDMDLLGFNFRLPRLGSFPPNLKKLTLSETYLPWEDMTIISQLPKLEVLQLKNSAFVEAWSAERWEVTEMGFPELKFLLLEELDLKYWRAADIDDNFPCLERVVIRNCRYLKQIPKVFADSGTLQRIELWGCSPSLVTFAKKIQRNHEEDLGNNMLKVYDFDTIGELNSNEVNEEAAEGDVEKTVRASDEETGLDSDEESEDLAMKAVLDMLQTELDSDEEAGYTEKTGQSSRGRDRSKAYVYKNFFAPLLVDFFPNFHLEETEEDSSK, encoded by the exons atgctcAAATCTGCCCGTATCTATGCATAtaagggatggacctggttcatgcatgaGCTTAGGCCaacaatcttcaaaactaacttTCGCTTAGGCCAACAATCAGAACATTTCTTCATTCACAATTCTTGTATAAACAGAAGAGAAACAGAGATGGCTTCTTATGCTGCTCTAACTTCTCTGATGGGAACAATACACCTTATTTCACAATCCAGCTTAGACCTTCAGGAGGGTCACAAAAAACATTTGAAGTTACTCTCTGATAAGGTTAGCTCTGTGCGAGAGCTTCTTGACAATTCTGATGACGACCAAATGAAGGATTTGCAGAAAAAAGTCAAAGATCTAGCAAATGAAGCAGAAGACGAAGTTGAATCACAGCTACGACTGGtctcagagaaggatgaacatATTCGGACAGAGGCGACCGAGAGGCTTCTTACGATCTTGCATCAAGCAATAGAAGGCGCTGATTCTGTCACCAAAGAGCTCATCAAGCTGAAAGCTACAAATCGTTCGCTGGAGGGTTCTAGTTCACCACGATCTCATGTTTCAATCCTTGAGAATGACATGGTGGGGTACAACATTGAACAAGAGCTCATGCGGGGTCAACTTACAGGACACTCGTCTCAGCTGGAAGTCATCTCTGTTGCTGGGATGGGAGGCATAGGTAAGTCAACGTTTGCCAGAAGAATGTTTTCCGATCCCTCAATTCTGAGCTTCTTTGATTTCCGTGGATGGATTACTGTGTCCAAGGACTACAGTTTAAGAAAGATGCTTCTATCCCTCCTTCAAGATGCTATtgtggagaaagaaaagaaagaaaagcttGAAAAGAAAAGCAATGGAGATCTAGCAGATCTTTTGCAAAAGAGTTTAAAGGGTAGGAGGTATTTGATCGTTGTTGATGACATATGGAGCAGGGAAGCCTGGGATGATATTAGACTATGGTTTCCTGAATACAATATTGCAAGTCGGATATTGTTGACTACTCGGGACATGAAGGTTGCGCAATATGCAAGCTCTCCTGAGGATCCGTTTCCAATGCGTCCCCTGGAGCTAGAGGAAAGTTGGAATTTGTTTTGCCAAAAGGCGTTTGACAAAAAAGATTGTCCAACTGAATTTGAGAATGTCGCGAAGTTAGTTGTGGAAAATTGCAAAGGATTACCACTAATGATTTCTGTGGTTGCAGGGGCTCTTTCTAGCAAGAGGAGACTAGAGGAGTGGAGGGAAGTAGCTCAAAGGGTGAGCTCTTTAGTAAACCTTGACGATTATCAACGTTGCTCAGGAGTGCTTGCTTTGAGCTACAAGCATCTTCCTTCACATTTGAAAGCCTGCTTTCTGTATTTTGGAGTTTTTCCAAAAGCTAGAGAGATTTCTGTGAAGAAGTTGATTAGATTATGGGCAGCAGAGGGACTCTTAGAGCTAAAGGGGCTTGAGGGATTGGAAAAGCTAGCTCCTAATCTATTACATGATCTTATTGATAAAAATCTGGTTGTTGTTAGCACGCGAAGTTTGTGTGGAAGAATCAAGGCGTGTAGGATTCATGATCTTCTTCATGATTTATGCTTGAGAGAAGCTAAAAGCGAGATGCTTTTGTATTCTTATGTTGTAGATCCCGTAAGCTATGGAGCTGGAAAGATTCTTCCTGAAGGTCGTCGCTGGGTGTCAGTTCATTCAAATGGTAATTTTCGGCGCATTCTTTTTGATGATCTTACTCACAGCAAAACACGTTCTCTTCATTTTTCTGGCAATGACTTATGGCAGGATTCTTTATTGAGCCTAGATCATTTTAAACTTCTCCGAGTGTTGGACTTGGAGGCCGTTGAATTCAGTTATTTTCCTAGTGAAATACTACACCTAGTAGGTTTAAGGTACTTGGCCTTGGCTATTTATGAGATTCCTGAGGATGTACCAATTTCCAATCTTTGGAATTTGCAAACTCTCATTGTTTCTCAATCTGAACTGGACGGGCGGATAGGCTTACCGATTGGAATTTGGGGATTGTCTCAGTTGAGGCATCTCCACTGTACAAGTATGTACGTTCATTCTCCTCGGAAGGTATCAGTTAATGAAGTTAAGCAACCGATTTTGGAAAAGTTGCTAAGTGTCTCTGGATTGAGTCTTTCTTGTTGCACAAAGGAAATATTTGAAGGGATTAAGAAAgtgaaaaaattggggatttttgtcacTGTCGATGATTTTACTGATGTGCCCGAGTGTCTAGATAATCTGATACATATGCATGAGCTTGAGACACTAAATATTGCAGGGTTCGACATGGACTTGCTTGGTTTCAATTTCAGGCTTCCACGTCTGGGTTCTTTCCCACCAAATCTCAAGAAGTTAACACTTTCCGAAACTTATCTACCATGGGAGGACATGACGATCATTAGCCAGTTGCCCAAACTAGAGGTGCTCCAATTGAAGAATTCAGCCTTTGTTGAAGCGTGGTCAGCAGAAAGGTGGGAGGTAACAGAGATGGGATTTCCTGAATTGAAATTCTTGCTCCTTGAGGAGTTGGATCTTAAATATTGGAGAGCCGCCGATATCGATGATAATTTCCCATGCCTTGAGCGTGTTGTTATCAGAAATTGCAGGTACTTAAAACAGATTCCAAAAGTATTTGCAGATAGTGGGACACTGCAGCGAATTGAGTTATGGGGATGTTCTCCTTCCCTTGTGACTTTTGCTAAGAAGATCCAAAGAAATCATGAGGAAGACTTGGGAAACAACATGCTTAAAGTTTATGACTTCGACACAATTGGAG AGTTAAATTCAAATGAAGTTAATGAAGAAGCAGCAGAGGGAGATGTGGAGAAGACTGTAAGAGCTTCAGATGAGGAAACTG GGCTTGATTCAGATGAAGAATCTGAAGATTTAGCAATGAAAGCAGTGTTAGATATGCTTCAAACTG AGTTAGATTCGGATGAAGAAGCGGGATATACGGAGAAGACTGGACAAAGTTCTAGAGGAAGAGACAGATCAAAAGCTTACGTCTATAAGAACTTTTTTGCTCCTTTATTAGTagatttttttcctaattttcatCTAGAAGAAACAGAAGAAGATTCGAGCAAATGA